A window of Rhododendron vialii isolate Sample 1 chromosome 11a, ASM3025357v1 contains these coding sequences:
- the LOC131308029 gene encoding uncharacterized protein LOC131308029 isoform X1: MRSTKRPIHAVSVWVRRQPPKVKAFLAVVTGMAALVLLRVIVHDHDNLFVAAEAVHSIGISVLIYKLMKEKTCAGLSLKSQELTALFLAVRLYCSFVMEYDIHTLLDMCTLATTLWVIYMIRFNLKSSYMEDKDNFPIYYVVLPCAVLALLIHPSTSHHIINRIFWAFCVYLEAVSVLPQLRVMQNTKIVEPFTAHYVFALGVARFLSCAHWVLQVLDSRHSNKGMRSVSNMFSFFGGLINHFIRTRRKDPQEVQRIKGMSLYMDIPQLKTRAYTKANN, translated from the exons ATGAGGTCAACAAAGAGGCCGATCCACGCCGTATCGGTATGGGTCAGGAGACAGCCGCCAAAGGTGAAGGCTTTCCTCGCCGTCGTCACCGGTATGGCTGCGCTGGTGTTGCTTCGAGTCATCGTGCACGATCACGACAACCTTTTCGTCGCCGCCGAGGCTGTTCACTCCATTGGAATCTCCGTCCTCATCTACAAGCTCATGAAGGAGAAAACTTGTGCTG GACTCTCACTTAAATCTCAGGAACTGACAGCTCTATTTTTGGCTGTTAGGCTGTACTGCAGCTTTGTCATGGAATATGACATACACACCTTGCTTGATATGTGCACGTTGGCTACAACTCTATGGGTTATTTATATGATTCGTTTTAATCTAAAGTCAAGCTATATGGAGGACAAAGACAACTTTCCGATATATTATGTG GTGTTGCCCTGTGCTGTGTTGGCTCTGCTAATTCATCCATCAACGTCGCATCATATTATCAACAGGATTTTCTGGGCATTCTGTGTTTATTTGGAAGCTGTGTCCGTATTACCCCAGCTGCGTGTCATGCAAAATACAAAG ATTGTTGAACCATTCACAGCTCATTATGTGTTTGCCTTGGGAGTTGCAAGGTTCTTGAGCTGTGCTCACTGGGTTCTTCAGGTTT TGGACAGTCGGCACTCAAATAAGGGTATGCGATCCGTGTCGAACATGTTtagtttttttggggggttaatTAACCATTTTATTAGAACCAGAAGGAAAGATCCTCAAGAGGTACAAAGAATCAAAGGTATGAGCCTATACATGGATATACCACAACTGAAAACTAGAGCCTATACAAAAGCAAACAACTAG
- the LOC131308030 gene encoding probable alkaline/neutral invertase B, with product MSILYVDVAQNGHASIDSSITVDGFDECFSRLSDKPRPLNLNTERQRSCDERSLSELTIGLSPHPLFRNVDNSSRFMDHFDTGVHTPITPNGFETHPMVTEALDALRRSLVFFRGRPVGTIAALDSSDENLNYDQVFVRDFVPSALVFLMKGEPEIVKNFLVKTLRLQSWEKKIDQFQLGEGVMPASFKVLHDPKRNTETLMADFGESAIGRVAPVDSGFWWIILLRAYTKSTGDTSLAEKPECQKGMRLILSLCLSEGFDTFPTLLCADGCSMIDRRMGVYGYPIEIQALFFMALRCALLLLKQDAEGKAFVERIAKRLHALSFHMRSYFWLDLKQLNDIYRYKTEEYSHTAVNKFNVMPDSLPEWVFDFMPKHGGYFLGNVGPSNMDFRWFCLGNCMAILSSLATPEQSTAIMDLIESRWQELVGEMPLKVCYPAIESHEWRIVTGCDPKNTRWSYHNGGSWPVLLWLLTAACIKTGRPQVARRAIELAETRLSKDNWPEYYDGKRGRYIGKQARKFQTWSIAGYLVAKMMLEDPSHLGMVALEEDKQMKPVLKRSSSWIL from the exons ATGTCTATACTCTATGTGGATGTGGCACAAAATGGTCATGCAAGTATTGATTCTTCAATTACTGTGGACGGATTTGATGAATGCTTCTCGAGGTTATCTGATAAGCCAAGACCGTTGAATTTGAATACGGAGAGACAGAGATCATGTGATGAAAGGTCACTCAGTGAATTGACTATTGGGTTGTCTCCTCACCCCTTATTTAGAAATGTGGACAACTCTTCCAGATTCATGGACCATTTTGACACTGGAGTTCACACCCCCATAACACCAAATGGGTTTGAGACTCATCCGATGGTCACAGAGGCTTTGGATGCATTGAGGCGTTCGTTAGTGTTCTTTCGCGGTCGACCAGTTGGGACAATTGCAGCTTTGGACAGCTCTGATGAAAACCTTAACTATGATCAG GTGTTCGTGAGAGACTTTGTTCCAAGTGCATTGGTTTTCTTGATGAAGGGGGAACCTGAAATAGTTAAGAATTTTCTTGTGAAGACTCTTCGTCTTCAATCTTGGGAGAAAAAGATTGATCAGTTCCAGCTGGGAGAAGGAGTGATGCCAGCTAGTTTCAAAGTACTCCACGATCCAAAAAGGAATACTGAAACTTTAATGGCAGATTTTGGTGAAAGTGCAATAGGaagagttgcaccagttgattCTGGCTTCTGGTGGATTATATTGCTCCGTGCGTACACAAAGTCTACTGGAGACACTTCTTTGGCTGAAAAACCTGAATGCCAGAAGGGCATGCGCCTGATACTGAGTTTATGTCTTTCGGAGGGATTCGACACATTCCCAACTCTTCTTTGTGCTGATGGATGCTCTATGATTGATCGCAGAATG GGTGTATACGGTTACCCGATTGAAATACAAGCACTCTTCTTCATGGCTTTGAGATGTGCTTTACTTTTACTCAAGCAAGATGCTGAGGGGAAGGCGTTTGTAGAACGAATTGCTAAGCGTCTTCATGCCTTGAGCTTTCACATGAGAAGTTACTTTTGGCTAGACTTGAAGCAGCTTAATGACATCTATCGATATAAGACAGAGGAGTACTCGCACACTGCAGTCAACAAATTCAATGTAATGCCTGATTCTCTCCCTGAATGGGTGTTTGATTTTATGCCAAAACATGGGGGCTACTTCCTTGGTAACGTTGGCCCATCAAATATGGATTTCCGTTGGTTTTGCTTGGGAAATTGTATGGCCATATTATCATCCTTAGCAACTCCTGAACAATCTACTGCAATCATGGATCTAATAGAATCACGTTGGCAAGAATTGGTGGGAGAAATGCCACTAAAAGTTTGTTATCCAGCCATTGAAAGCCATGAATGGCGGATCGTAACAGGATGTGATCCGAAGAATACCAGGTGGAGTTATCATAATGGAGGGTCTTGGCCAG TGCTTCTATGGCTACTCACAGCCGCATGTATTAAGACAGGGAGACCACAAGTTGCAAGACGCGCCATTGAACTCGCTGAAACTAGGTTGTCAAAAGACAATTGGCCTGAATATTATGATGGGAAACGTGGTCGATACATAGGGAAACAGGCTCGAAAATTCCAAACCTGGTCCATTGCTGGTTATTTGGTGGCAAAAATGATGTTGGAAGATCCATCCCATTTGGGTATGGTAGCTCTGGAGGAAGACAAACAGATGAAGCCTGTTCTGAAAAGATCATCTTCATGGATTCTTTAG